One Amycolatopsis sp. NBC_00355 genomic window carries:
- a CDS encoding glycosyltransferase yields the protein MVFILPAAPPGSDSYDKRMCQNLPAVGQPVLELPIAGDWPVPDATARRRLARSLTALPDRTVVLLDSMIAAGVPEIVVPHARRLRLAVLVHQALADEPGLDPAHRAELDACERETLRMAGMVVATSPWLARLLIDRHDLDPSRVYVAKPGTDSAPLAAGADGVSRLLCVGDVTRRNGQDVLVEALGEVDHLALSCVCVGSLAVSPGYVDELGWSIERLGLGGRITLSGDAVDLGAAYNAADLLVIPSRGGASGMFVAQALARGIPVLATEVGGVYDALGVDADGEMPGLLVPPNDPFALADALHRWYADPELRRSLRTAALGRGSALEEWDVAARRLTQVLSRLASEPRIVA from the coding sequence ATGGTCTTCATCCTGCCCGCGGCGCCGCCGGGCAGCGATTCGTACGACAAGCGGATGTGCCAGAACCTGCCCGCCGTCGGGCAGCCGGTGCTGGAGCTGCCGATCGCCGGCGACTGGCCGGTGCCGGACGCGACGGCGCGCAGACGGCTCGCGCGGTCCCTGACCGCGCTGCCCGACCGGACGGTCGTGCTGCTCGACAGCATGATCGCGGCCGGCGTCCCCGAGATCGTCGTCCCGCACGCGCGGCGGCTGCGGCTGGCCGTCCTGGTCCACCAGGCCCTCGCCGACGAGCCCGGCCTCGACCCGGCGCACCGCGCGGAGCTGGACGCCTGCGAGCGCGAGACGCTGCGGATGGCCGGCATGGTCGTCGCGACCAGCCCGTGGCTGGCCCGGCTGCTGATCGACCGCCACGACCTCGACCCGAGCCGCGTCTACGTGGCGAAGCCCGGCACGGACTCGGCCCCGCTGGCCGCGGGCGCGGACGGCGTGTCCCGGCTGCTGTGCGTCGGCGACGTCACCCGCCGCAACGGCCAGGACGTGCTGGTGGAAGCCCTCGGCGAGGTCGACCACCTCGCGCTGTCGTGCGTCTGCGTCGGCTCGCTGGCGGTGTCCCCGGGTTACGTCGACGAGCTGGGCTGGTCGATCGAGCGCCTCGGCCTGGGCGGCCGCATCACCCTGTCCGGCGACGCGGTCGACCTGGGCGCCGCCTACAACGCGGCGGACCTGCTGGTCATCCCGTCCCGCGGCGGCGCGTCGGGCATGTTCGTCGCGCAGGCCCTGGCCCGCGGCATCCCGGTCCTGGCCACGGAGGTCGGCGGGGTCTACGACGCCCTGGGCGTCGACGCGGACGGCGAGATGCCAGGCCTGCTGGTGCCCCCGAACGACCCGTTCGCCCTGGCGGACGCGCTGCACCGCTGGTACGCGGACCCGGAACTGCGCCGCTCCCTGCGCACGGCGGCGTTGGGCCGCGGAAGTGCGCTGGAGGAGTGGGACGTAGCGGCGCGGCGATTGACGCAGGTCCTGTCGCGGCTGGCATCGGAGCCGCGCATCGTGGCTTGA
- a CDS encoding serine/threonine-protein kinase yields MLVESRRIRDRYRLIEPIGGGAMGTVWRAQDERLDRTVAIKELLLPHDHDEDRTEEAKNRAMREARIAARLQHSHAITVFAVLEEEDRPWLVMEYLPSKSFAVLIQEEPVPVDDAIRVGAQISSALAGAHRVGIVHRDVKPANILVSDDGTAKITDFGISRAIGDVKLTATGEIAGTPAYLAPEIARGEDASFAADVFSLGATLYAAVEGSTPYGTADNPIALLYKASSGEIEPPVKAERLTPLLLRMLAPEPDDRPSMDEVERELRALLTDEEPGEAVLAATVPETPAAVPAMPASAVIPPPPPGEVAAVSPGARKGMIAVGAGAALLCVAVVVAILLVVRQKPPQDNAAPPASLAPSTAASVTPSVTPSPTPAPTSAPSTSAPPTSPTISPVSSTKTAAQALSAYYALLPGNLTQAWGLLTDRFKASKHQTLQTYEGFWGQYSGVNVTSVSESGPGRVTAHLVYALKGGGSKNDTNTFTLVQVNGVWMIDAQS; encoded by the coding sequence ATGCTCGTGGAAAGTCGCCGGATCCGCGATCGGTACCGGCTGATCGAGCCGATCGGCGGCGGCGCGATGGGCACGGTGTGGCGCGCGCAGGACGAGCGGCTCGACCGCACGGTGGCGATCAAGGAACTCCTGCTGCCGCACGACCACGACGAGGACCGCACCGAAGAAGCCAAGAACCGCGCGATGCGCGAGGCGCGGATCGCGGCCCGGTTGCAGCATTCCCACGCGATCACGGTGTTCGCCGTCCTCGAGGAAGAGGACCGGCCGTGGCTGGTGATGGAGTACCTGCCGTCGAAGAGTTTCGCCGTCCTGATCCAGGAGGAACCGGTTCCGGTCGACGACGCCATCCGCGTCGGCGCCCAGATCAGCTCCGCGCTGGCGGGCGCGCACCGCGTCGGGATCGTGCACCGCGACGTCAAGCCGGCCAACATCCTGGTCTCCGACGACGGCACGGCGAAGATCACCGACTTCGGCATCTCCCGCGCGATCGGTGACGTCAAGCTCACCGCGACCGGCGAGATCGCCGGAACGCCCGCGTACCTCGCGCCCGAGATCGCCCGCGGCGAGGACGCGAGCTTCGCCGCCGACGTCTTCTCCCTCGGTGCCACGCTGTACGCCGCCGTCGAGGGCTCGACGCCGTACGGCACCGCGGACAACCCGATCGCCTTGCTCTACAAGGCGTCCAGCGGGGAGATCGAGCCGCCGGTCAAGGCCGAGCGGCTGACTCCCCTGCTGCTGCGGATGCTCGCCCCCGAACCCGACGATCGGCCGTCGATGGACGAGGTCGAGCGGGAGCTGCGCGCGCTGCTGACGGACGAGGAGCCGGGGGAGGCCGTGCTCGCGGCGACCGTCCCGGAAACCCCGGCCGCGGTACCCGCCATGCCGGCCTCGGCCGTCATCCCGCCCCCGCCGCCGGGCGAGGTCGCCGCGGTGTCACCCGGCGCGCGCAAGGGCATGATCGCCGTCGGCGCGGGCGCGGCGCTGCTGTGCGTCGCGGTCGTCGTCGCGATCCTGCTGGTCGTGCGCCAGAAGCCACCGCAGGACAACGCCGCGCCGCCGGCGTCGCTCGCGCCGTCCACCGCGGCTTCGGTCACGCCTTCGGTCACGCCGTCCCCGACACCCGCGCCCACGTCGGCGCCGTCGACCTCGGCTCCGCCCACGTCACCGACCATCTCGCCGGTGTCGTCGACGAAGACCGCGGCCCAGGCGCTCTCCGCCTACTACGCGCTGCTCCCGGGTAACCTCACGCAGGCCTGGGGCCTGCTGACGGATCGCTTCAAGGCGTCCAAGCACCAGACCCTCCAGACGTACGAGGGGTTCTGGGGCCAGTACAGCGGGGTCAACGTCACGAGCGTCTCGGAGAGCGGGCCGGGCCGCGTCACCGCCCACCTCGTCTACGCGCTGAAGGGCGGCGGCAGCAAGAACGACACGAACACGTTCACCTTGGTCCAGGTGAACGGCGTCTGGATGATCGACGCCCAGAGCTGA